A segment of the Paramisgurnus dabryanus chromosome 5, PD_genome_1.1, whole genome shotgun sequence genome:
ttatatcttaaaaggtcttgtgaaatgtcccctttaaactaaATAGATTTTCACAACAGGCATTATGATTAATCACACATGAAGGGTTACTAGATCATTTGGGATTTTTCTATACCCcccacccaaaaaaaaaaaaaaaaaaaaaaagagatggACAGCCCTACATTTAAtcaaagacaaaaatataatgtattattaaaCCTACATTAGTTGAAGGATGAAGCCAGTATGCAATGTTTGTATCCAAGGTAATCCATTCAAGAGGTGATGAGCTGTACTTGTGCTCAGACTCTTCATTCTTCACTGTCATCATCTTCCACTGTCATTCAAACATACAacatcactttattttaaaacacatgCTTTCAATGGCTTTTCTGTGAACTGTAAATGATATGCGTTTATAGTTCATGATATTCACCTGCAGCTCAAGAAATTTGGCCATGAAAGTGAggttttttgtgatgtcactgTGAGTAGGTGATTTCAGCTCCAACTCCCTCTCCATCTGTTCCTGACCTGTGGAGAAGttgaattaaacaaataaaagaaaagaaaagctGACACATTTCTTATGTAAAATAGTCCATTGTGTATTTTCCAACTTCTTCCATAGCGATGTTCCTCCACATTCCAGATGCCCGTCTGCTGGTAGGCTTTATTAATCTTATCTCCGACCACCTCCAGCTGTTTGAAACCCCACTCCGGCAGAGAGACGCCACTGAGCTGGAAAACATTACTGAAGCACTTAACAAtaaaaattcattttaataattaacaataactattGATATTTAGACCACAGGGCCACCTGAAACACCTGACCTttcaaatatcttaaaataaccTAACCAAGGTCCTttcaattatttgaaaataatgcacacccgtggTGTAACTCTGCTTCGtgtcgtgccgcattaccacctttgctgtgtttatacaacagttcgacggcacaagtgcattaaaaataataacGAAGGGTCTTTAAAAGCGTTTTTTTGTGAGGAACGTCTTCCTTCTGCAATGGATTAAAATCTCAGAATGATAGGAAACCCTTTCAGATATTTGTGTGAATGTCATAACCGTAATATACATAatagcctatatatatatatatatatatatatatatatatatatacacacagacacatacaaTATTATCTGTTATAGCACAAACCTTGAGAACAGCTGAAGTGTTGACGTGAACAAGTCGCACCTCTGATAAAATCGTCTTCCAGATCTCTCTATCAGACTCTCTGTTAGTGATGTCCTATAGGACGGAGTGATAAATGAAGTCAAATATGAAAGGTGAATTTTAAAGGTAAAGAAATGATAAAAATCTTACCACTCGCCATAGATTCTGAGCCAGCATAGAGACATTAAAATCAATATAACCAGACACTTCCTGTAGGTGAGGGCTCATGGGTGCAGCAACATCATGTCTGAAAACAAAGCATCGGTTTATTGCTTCTACTACATACAACTCGGACAAATCTGATCCTGGAGGACTGTATTACGTGTTGAGGTAGCGAGATGTCATCCCATGTACCAACTGAATAACGTCGCCGTGTCTGACCGGTTTGGGAGGGCTGTTTACCACCAGACTGTGGCTGAgatttcaaataaaataaaaaagtatatccGTTATCAAGTATTGATAAGTAGGGAAAATATGGTAACGTTTCTATACTTTTATAGTTACCAAACAAACATACCGGCCAGGGTCCTTAATAATCCACCAATTGTTGACATCTTTGAAAGGATAGCAGGTCACCTGCTGTTGGTGCGAGCTGCCGCGTCCATTTTCATACCTTTAATCACAGATAAACACTTAAGATCATAAAAGGAAAATCACAAAACCCAGAGGTTGGTGAACAGCTGAAGACTGATGAAGACTCACCTAACTGGATAGTTAGCCTTGTGGGAATGAAGCCAACATGGTACCGGTTTGCTGGACAAAGTGCGGAGAGTAACCTGGGAACCGAATGCCATCTCCAAAGGCTGCCCATGAGTGATCCTGGCAAGACCACCCTTAATCATCATAAACCAGACAGACTATTTACATCTACTAACTATAACCAACTGTGTAATCAAATATTGTAAGTAAAATACATCAAATACAATATAAACAGGAAGAAAAATACCTCCAGGCTTGCTTGAAAAGCACTGCTCATCATCTGATCGTGTGGTCCACTGCGGTAAAGCAGGGTAAGATGAACGTAGAAAAAGCCGAGGTACATGACGACGGGTAAAACCACAAGGGCAAGGAAACGAACCAACACCTCAGCTGCTACTTTGGCCTTGTCGCAGAAACGcagtaaaacaattaaaaacagaaaatcaaAACATGTGAAATCCACTGAAACTTTATAACCAGTACTCACATTGCTTAATCTTCGATCTCCAAGAAGTTGCCAGATGTGTACAACTGCTAGAGCGAGCAGGAGAAAATATGTGAACATACCCATGTACTTTACTCTGAAAATAACACAAATCAAAGAAAAATGACTcttaatgatattttaagaTCTAATACAGAACAGATTTCTGAATTTAATTGACAGACCAAGCCCtttatgctttaaaaacaaatacattttaa
Coding sequences within it:
- the pomt1 gene encoding protein O-mannosyl-transferase 1 isoform X3, yielding MFKDLWLTKSRMQCVKVKVEINVLLVAVTAVALFTRLYDIQFPKAVVFDEVFYGQFLSLYMKRVHFIDESAPPFGHMILALGGYLGGFDGNFVWNRIGAEYSSNVPVWSLRIIPAIAGSLCLPLGYLLVLELGYKHLTALGASVLLLTENSLIVQSRFMLLDSVLIFFLLLAVLSYLRFHKAHDSSFRWFWLVMSGVSCACAVGVKYMGMFTYFLLLALAVVHIWQLLGDRRLSNAKVAAEVLVRFLALVVLPVVMYLGFFYVHLTLLYRSGPHDQMMSSAFQASLEGGLARITHGQPLEMAFGSQVTLRTLSSKPVPCWLHSHKANYPVRYENGRGSSHQQQVTCYPFKDVNNWWIIKDPGRHSLVVNSPPKPVRHGDVIQLVHGMTSRYLNTHDVAAPMSPHLQEVSGYIDFNVSMLAQNLWRVDITNRESDREIWKTILSEVRLVHVNTSAVLKLSGVSLPEWGFKQLEVVGDKINKAYQQTGIWNVEEHRYGRSQEQMERELELKSPTHSDITKNLTFMAKFLELQWKMMTVKNEESEHKYSSSPLEWITLDTNIAYWLHPSTNAQIQLIGNLVTWTTGNIALAVYSLLLLIYLLRRRRKVLDISEGVYSRN
- the pomt1 gene encoding protein O-mannosyl-transferase 1 isoform X2 yields the protein MFKDLWLTKSRMQCVKVKVEINVLLVAVTAVALFTRLYDIQFPKAVVFDEVFYGQFLSLYMKRVHFIDESAPPFGHMILALGGYLGGFDGNFVWNRIGAEYSSNVPVWSLRIIPAIAGSLCLPLGYLLVLELGYKHLTALGASVLLLTENSLIVQSRFMLLDSVLIFFLLLAVLSYLRFHKAHDSSFRWFWLVMSGVSCACAVGVKYMGMFTYFLLLALAVVHIWQLLGDRRLSNAKVAAEVLVRFLALVVLPVVMYLGFFYVHLTLLYRSGPHDQMMSSAFQASLEGGLARITHGQPLEMAFGSQVTLRTLSSKPVPCWLHSHKANYPVRYENGRGSSHQQQVTCYPFKDVNNWWIIKDPGRHSLVVNSPPKPVRHGDVIQLVHGMTSRYLNTHDVAAPMSPHLQEVSGYIDFNVSMLAQNLWRVDITNRESDREIWKTILSEVRLVHVNTSAVLKLSGVSLPEWGFKQLEVVGDKINKAYQQTGIWNVEEHRYGRSQEQMERELELKSPTHSDITKNLTFMAKFLELQWKMMTVKNEESEHKYSSSPLEWITLDTNIAYWLHPSTNAQIQLIGNLVTWTTGNIALAVYSLLLLIYLLRRRRKVLDISEDSWEQLVLAGVVTIGGWSVNYVPFFLMEKTLFLYHYLPALTFKVLQIPIVVEHVYTHVLRSPAQQKSFVGVILAVLTSIFVCHHNLSPLTYGQPALTSDQLTALCWKESWDLLLRRR
- the pomt1 gene encoding protein O-mannosyl-transferase 1 isoform X1; protein product: MFKDLWLTKSRMQCVKVKVEINVLLVAVTAVALFTRLYDIQFPKAVVFDEVFYGQFLSLYMKRVHFIDESAPPFGHMILALGGYLGGFDGNFVWNRIGAEYSSNVPVWSLRIIPAIAGSLCLPLGYLLVLELGYKHLTALGASVLLLTENSLIVQSRFMLLDSVLIFFLLLAVLSYLRFHKAHDSSFRWFWLVMSGVSCACAVGVKYMGMFTYFLLLALAVVHIWQLLGDRRLSNVSTGYKVSVDFTCFDFLFLIVLLRFCDKAKVAAEVLVRFLALVVLPVVMYLGFFYVHLTLLYRSGPHDQMMSSAFQASLEGGLARITHGQPLEMAFGSQVTLRTLSSKPVPCWLHSHKANYPVRYENGRGSSHQQQVTCYPFKDVNNWWIIKDPGRHSLVVNSPPKPVRHGDVIQLVHGMTSRYLNTHDVAAPMSPHLQEVSGYIDFNVSMLAQNLWRVDITNRESDREIWKTILSEVRLVHVNTSAVLKLSGVSLPEWGFKQLEVVGDKINKAYQQTGIWNVEEHRYGRSQEQMERELELKSPTHSDITKNLTFMAKFLELQWKMMTVKNEESEHKYSSSPLEWITLDTNIAYWLHPSTNAQIQLIGNLVTWTTGNIALAVYSLLLLIYLLRRRRKVLDISEDSWEQLVLAGVVTIGGWSVNYVPFFLMEKTLFLYHYLPALTFKVLQIPIVVEHVYTHVLRSPAQQKSFVGVILAVLTSIFVCHHNLSPLTYGQPALTSDQLTALCWKESWDLLLRRR